The following is a genomic window from Desulfurococcaceae archaeon.
GACTATGCGTCTCTCAACGCCTAGTTGGGAGGCTCTGCGCCTGTATATAGTAGACCATTCTCTCCCCGTCGAGATCACCGCTATGTTGTAGCCTAAGAGCATGGCTGTCATTAACGATGTCTCTCCTATGCCGAGAACCGGTATGCTGGAAACCTCTCGCGAAGCCTCTAGTCCAGGGTCGTCAAAGCAGTTTATGACAACTCCCTTAAAGCCCTCCTCACTCGCTTTTAGTACTTCCCTAACGACAAGTGGTGCGGCTAGCTCTTTTTCGTACTCAGTCTCTATGAATGGTGGTGCGCTGGGTATGTGCCTTACAGCGACTTCAACATCTGAAGAGAGAACGGTCTTCGCGTACTTTAAAACGAGGTCGTCCCACACATCCACACTAACGGGGTTTATGACGAGCAGCTTCAAAGACATGGAGGCACACTCCCAGACTGCTTTAGCTAAGTACGTGTTAAATACCTTTTACGCGTATTACGCGTAAAGTTACGCGTAAAGCCAGCAAGCTACGAGCCTACCTTGTATGTTAAGCAGCGTAGGTCTCTTTTCAAAACACTTTTCTTCGGCATAAGGACACCTATAAGCTAGCTTGCAGCCACTAACCTCCCTATACACCTCCTCCTCTTTCAAGAGCTTGCCGCTGGCTATGCCTTTGAATGGATCGGGAATAGATGCGGTCAGTGCTTGCGTATATGGGTGTAGAGGTTTACTGAAAACATCGTTTACGGGGCTTATCTCTACTACGTTACCGCGGTACAGTACAGCGACTTTCTTGGCGATGTAGCTCACAATCGCTAGATCGTGTGTTACCAGGAGGTACGTCACATTGAGCTTGCGCCCGAGCTCCTGTAAGAGATTAAGTATCTGCGCTTGTACGGAGACGTCGAGAGCCGACGTAGGCTCGTCGAGAAGCACTAGCTCGGGGTTCACAGCAAGTG
Proteins encoded in this region:
- a CDS encoding aspartate/glutamate racemase family protein codes for the protein MSLKLLVINPVSVDVWDDLVLKYAKTVLSSDVEVAVRHIPSAPPFIETEYEKELAAPLVVREVLKASEEGFKGVVINCFDDPGLEASREVSSIPVLGIGETSLMTAMLLGYNIAVISTGREWSTIYRRRASQLGVERRIVYISGIDVPILDLRKEIERVKALLVGEIKKAIRDYGADVAVLGCGGLIGLADELSETTGIPVIDPTITTLKIAEAIIKLKLKHRKVKSPLT